From Portunus trituberculatus isolate SZX2019 chromosome 37, ASM1759143v1, whole genome shotgun sequence, one genomic window encodes:
- the LOC123514423 gene encoding transmembrane protein 263-like: protein MAGYIKGIYSYIRPESNTEATPPLSPTTPSAADPPSPTANNVCQLEGNPQEAGYLRRAVTGVASGIYSVGSSTVGAGVSGVKWVAGTTYNVGTGVVGTAGAVVTGTVSTVGAGATTVMSKITTKKKEHSD, encoded by the exons ATGGCAGGCTACATCAAGGGCATCTACAGCTACATCAGGCCT GAGAGCAACACAGAAGCAACACCGCCActatcaccaacaacaccatcagCAGCTGACCCACCTAGTCCCACAGCCAACAATGTCTGCCAACTTGAAGGAAACCCTCAAGAAGCAGGTTACTTGAGGCGAGCAGTCACTGGTGTTGCTTCAGGGATCTACTCTGTAG GATCAAGCACTGTGGGTGCAGGAGTATCAGGTGTCAAGTGGGTGGCAGGAACAACATATAACGTGGGTACTGGAGTGGTGGGCACAGCTGGTGCGGTGGTGACGGGCACCGTTAGTACAGTTGGGGCTGGAGCTACTACTGTCATGTCCAAGATTactacaaagaaaaaggaacattCAGACTGA
- the LOC123514422 gene encoding 2-phosphoxylose phosphatase 1-like, producing MRWHKKFKVLRCYILILGWLGIILLFLSYWRVETDPSHPPAPLKVSGGGAPPPGLLQQEKPRAKKLRHLCNPPDRIQRNQEGVLPSQYQLSGVVVLLRHGDRGPLIHVRNLSSINCGHHSYGTPTYKKYVGDILNVSRTNTYVNFVGPFVRFPLLPPPAHCGLGHLTPQGVLQHLQLGRVLRQVYLSELNLLNNRWEQEDILVYCTKYRRTFQSVLAFLYSFLPDFDISKVHLQEGRGVSFCGDDCHCEQSDYFDQRYEQERRDYRRSHPGIVDLVHRVNPLVRDGEDITSPLVMRDALLSYVCHGASLPCVGGRCVKVEDVTGLVSYEEWEGRQKRTSSQRKAAKLKVYGLLKSITGVVNSMMEDSHPRVVVYSGHDRTLKYLLDTLGIPNYQLPHYASRLVLELYQNTSTTPGPDYHATFFFRMVYNGKDITKFIPFCDSITIKQLKSGSVKRGAISLCSVSKLVNYLRPDVYFKEFNAASFRDACRK from the exons ATGCGATGGCATAAGAAGTTCAAGGTTCTTCGCTGTTATATCCTCATCCTGGGCTGGCTTGGAATAATCCTGCTTTTCT TATCTTACTGGAGAGTGGAGACAGACCCATCTCATCCACCTGCACCTCTGAAGGTCAGTGGAGGAGGTGCACCACCACCTGGTCTCCTTCAGCAAGAAAAACCACGAGCTAAGAAGCTGCGCCATTTGTGCAACCCACCAGACCGCATCCAAAGAAACCAAGAGG GAGTGTTACCATCACAGTATCAACTGAGTGGAGTGGTGGTCTTACTGCGCCATGGGGACCGTGGACCATTAATACACGTGAGGAACTTGTCCAGCATTAATTGTGGTCATCACAGCTATGGCACTCCTACTTACAAAAAGTATGTGGGAGACATACTTAATGTGTCCCGCACTAATACCTATGTCAACTTTGTAGGCCCATTTGTAAGGTTTCCATTGTTACCTCCTCCAGCTCACTGTGGTCTGGGGCATCTCACCCCACAAGGTGTATTGCAGCATTTACAGTTAGGTAGAGTGCTCAGGCAAGTGTATCTCAGTGAGCTCAACTTGCTGAATAACCGCTGGGAACAGGAAGATATTTTAGTGTATTGCACTAAATATCGCAGAACATTCCAAAGTGTATTGgcctttctttactcctttctccCAGACTTTGACATCTCTAAGGTTCATCTGCAGGAGGGTAGAGGTGTTAGCTTCTGTGGAGATGACTGTCACTGCGAACAGTCAGATTACTTTGACCAAAGATATGAACAGGAAAGACGTGACTATCGCAGGTCACATCCAGGCATTGTGGACTTAGTTCATCGGGTAAACCCATTAGTGAGGGATGGCGAGGACATCACCAGTCCCCTTGTGATGCGAGATGCTTTGTTGTCCTATGTATGTCATGGTGCCTCCCTGCCCTGTGTGGGTGGTCGATGTGTGAAGGTTGAGGATGTAACAGGCCTGGTGTCATATGAAGAGTGGGAGGGGCGGCAGAAGCGTACCTCCTCCCAGCGTAAGGCAGCCAAGCTGAAGGTTTATGGGTTACTTAAGAGTATCACAGGAGTTGTAAACAGCATGATGGAAGACAGTCATCCTCGTGTGGTAGTGTACTCTGGCCATGACCGCACTCTCAAGTACCTTTTGGACACCCTTGGTATACCAAACTACCAATTGCCCCACTATGCTTCGAGATTGGTGCTGGAGCTGTACCAAAACACCTCTACCACTCCTGGTCCAGATTATCATGCCACCTTCTTCTTCAGAATGGTGTATAATGGAAAAGACATTACTAAATTTATCCCCTTCTGTGACAGTATAACTATAAAGCAACTGAAATCAGGTAGTGTGAAGCGTGGTGCCATCAGCTTGTGCAGTGTTAGCAAGTTGGTGAATTATCTCAGGCCAGATGTGTACTTCAAGGAATTTAATGCAGCTTCTTTCAGAGATGCCTGTCGTAAATGA